The Chanodichthys erythropterus isolate Z2021 chromosome 12, ASM2448905v1, whole genome shotgun sequence genome contains a region encoding:
- the LOC137032356 gene encoding uncharacterized protein: MSLSMSTTDASPTTIVTPLIESGAATTQTTAVVNSTLLFNSSSPVPSEALVLKAISTLRRNRESQLNDSVNVVNVTYQKISGTSYAVVFTFNLNNISMPVNSHLRDDTYQKVQNTINNALNTLLNDPGKQVFVPKTSNFTSTSNQIDGSMGYTFQDEDVIQPVSFLNELRSQMVSSSTITSFPSTSPSPISGTAVVTSKLLFSSSSPVPSEALVLKAISTLRQNRESQLNDSVNVVNVTYQKISGTSYAVVFTFNLNNISMPVNSHLRDDTYQKVQNTINNALNTLLNDPGKQVFVPKTSNFTSTSNQIDGSMGYTFKDEDVIQPVSFLNELRSQMELTTTTVSSSTITSFPSTSPSPISGTAVVTSKLLFSSSSPVPSEALVLKAISTLRQNRESQLNDSVKVVNVTYQKISGTSYAVVFTFNLNNISMPVNSHLRDDTYQKVQNTINNALNTLLNDPGKQVFVPKTSNFTSTSNQIDGSMGYTFKDEDVIQPVSFLNELRSQMELTTTTVSSSTITSFPSTSPSPISGSAVVTSKLLFSSSSPVPSEALVLKAISTLRQNRESQLNDSVNVVNVTYQKISGTSYAVVFTFNLNSISMPVNSHLRDDTYQKVQNTINNALNTLLNDPGKQVFVPKTSNFTSTSNQIDGSMGYTFKDEDVIQPVSFLNELRSQMGKSKLTTTTVSSSTITSFPSTSPSPISGTAVVTSKLLFSSSSPVPSEALVLKAISTLRQNRESQLNDSVNVVNVTYQKISGTSYAVVFTFNLNNISMPVNSHLRDDTYQKVQNTINNALNTLLNAPGKQVFVPKTSNFTSTSNQIDGSMGYTFKDEDVIQPVSFLNELRSQMELTTTTVSSSTITSFPSTSPSPISGSAVVTSKLLFSSSSPVPSEALVLKAISTLRQNRESQLNDSVKVVNVTYQKISGTSYAVVFTFNLNSISMPVNSHLRDDTYQKVQNTINNALNTLLNDPGKQVFVPKTSNFTSTSNQINGSMGYTFQDGDAIQPVSFLNELRAQTVSTTARPLTTSTTIPPRVTRRVYINIQLVFITVGPIPSEDFILQLVNSFISPRFKTIRVSTKISDASFVNATYIRINDTSYALKFGFEISNVSMSEKIEFRNETYVLIQTTINKLVTEILNDPSAPQFDIKQVDFNDSNTVLQANVAYVFSESNINTNSSFVKEILKLNGGITTFTPAMSFLTTASPLTTITTSPPTVVVKVIIHISLVFKTRGTLPSQSTVLQVANSLLIGMKLRTKRALSEKDLNDLVSSVNVTYTKIDANSFSLNFGFEISNVSMAEKLDLRNETYTVIENYINTFVSKILNKTTTTQFNFSDVNFKDNSSVIEANVVYVFSDSDINSFGLVSIFLATPAPTTAYPTVLNTTVPNNSTNAAWVVAIIVPVAIVLGLIPCWILLCCLLCGCCAAIRRRWHRRQSYNVQYTTRNSLF, encoded by the exons ATGTCATTGTCAATGTCAACAACTGATGCCTCCCCAACTACTATTGTGACTCCACTTATTGAATCTGGagctgcaacaactcaaacaacAGCAGTTGTCAACAGCACACTGCTGTTCAACTCCTCATCTCCAGTCCCCAGTGAAGCTCTGGTCCTCAAAGCTATCAGCACTCTCCGGCGAAACAGAGAGTCACAGCTCAATGATTCAGTGAATGTGGTGAATGTCACCTATCAGA AAATCTCAGGAACCTCCTATGCTGTCGTCTTTACATTTAACCTGAATAACATCAGCATGCCAGTGAATTCTCATCTCAGAGACGACACCTACCAGAAAGTGCAGAATACAATCAATAATGcg CTGAACACTCTTCTGAATGATCCTGGGAAACAAGTTTTTGTACCCAAGACCTCCAACTTCAC AAGCACATCAAACCAGATTGATGGCAGTATGGGATACACCTtccaggatgaagatgtcataCAACCAGTCAGCTTCTTAAATGAGCTTCGTTCACAGATGG TGTCTTCAAGCACAATAACCAGTTTCCCCTCGACTTCTCCAAGCCCAAT ATCTGGTACAGCAGTGGTCACAAGCAAGCTGCTGTTCAGCTCCTCATCTCCAGTCCCCAGTGAAGCTCTGGTCCTCAAAGCTATCAGCACTCTCCGGCAAAACAGAGAGTCACAGCTCAATGATTCAGTGAATGTGGTGAATGTCACATATCAGA AAATCTCAGGAACCTCCTATGCTGTCGTCTTTACATTTAACCTGAATAACATCAGCATGCCAGTGAATTCTCATCTCAGAGACGACACCTACCAGAAAGTGCAGAATACAATCAATAATGcg CTGAACACTCTTCTGAATGATCCTGGGAAACAAGTTTTTGTACCCAAGACCTCCAACTTCAC AAGCACATCAAACCAGATTGATGGCAGTATGGGATACACCTTCAAGGATGAAGATGTCATACAACCAGTCAGCTTCTTAAATGAGCTTCGTTCACAGATGG AACTGACCACTACAACAGTGTCTTCAAGCACAATAACCAGTTTCCCCTCGACTTCTCCAAGCCCAAT ATCTGGTACAGCAGTGGTCACAAGCAAGCTGCTGTTCAGCTCCTCATCTCCAGTCCCCAGTGAAGCTCTGGTCCTCAAAGCTATCAGCACTCTCCGGCAAAACAGAGAGTCACAGCTCAATGATTCAGTGAAGGTGGTGAATGTCACATATCAGA AAATCTCAGGAACCTCCTATGCTGTCGTCTTTACATTTAACCTGAATAACATCAGCATGCCAGTGAATTCTCATCTCAGAGACGACACCTACCAGAAAGTGCAGAATACAATCAATAATGCg CTGAACACTCTTCTGAATGATCCTGGGAAACAAGTTTTTGTACCCAAGACCTCCAACTTCAC AAGCACATCAAACCAGATTGATGGCAGTATGGGATACACCTTCAAGGATGAAGATGTCATACAACCAGTCAGCTTCTTAAATGAGCTTCGTTCACAGATGG AACTGACCACTACAACAGTGTCTTCAAGCACAATAACCAGTTTCCCCTCAACTTCTCCAAGCCCAAT ATCTGGTTCAGCAGTGGTCACAAGCAAGCTGCTGTTCAGCTCCTCATCTCCAGTCCCCAGTGAAGCTCTGGTCCTCAAAGCTATCAGCACTCTCCGGCAAAACAGAGAGTCACAGCTCAATGATTCAGTGAATGTGGTGAATGTCACCTATCAGA AAATCTCAGGAACCTCCTATGCTGTCGTCTTTACATTTAAcctgaatagcatcagcatgccAGTGAATTCTCATCTCAGAGACGACACCTACCAGAAAGTGCAGAATACAATCAATAATGCg CTGAACACTCTTCTGAATGATCCTGGGAAACAAGTTTTTGTACCCAAGACCTCCAACTTCAC AAGCACATCAAACCAGATTGATGGCAGTATGGGATACACCTTCAAGGATGAAGATGTCATACAACCAGTCAGCTTCTTAAATGAGCTTCGTTCACAGATGGGTAAGTCAA AACTGACCACTACAACAGTGTCTTCAAGCACAATAACCAGTTTCCCCTCGACTTCTCCAAGCCCAAT ATCTGGTACAGCAGTGGTCACAAGCAAGCTGCTGTTCAGCTCCTCATCTCCAGTCCCCAGTGAAGCTCTGGTCCTCAAAGCTATCAGCACTCTCCGGCAAAACAGAGAGTCACAGCTCAATGATTCAGTGAATGTGGTGAATGTCACATATCAGA AAATCTCAGGAACCTCCTATGCTGTCGTCTTTACATTTAACCTGAATAACATCAGCATGCCAGTGAATTCTCATCTCAGAGACGACACCTACCAGAAAGTGCAGAATACAATCAATAATGCg CTGAACACTCTTCTGAATGCTCCTGGGAAACAAGTTTTTGTACCCAAGACCTCCAACTTCAC AAGCACATCAAACCAGATTGATGGCAGTATGGGATACACCTTCAAGGATGAAGATGTCATACAACCAGTCAGCTTCTTAAATGAGCTTCGTTCACAGATGG AACTGACCACTACAACAGTGTCTTCAAGCACAATAACCAGTTTCCCCTCGACTTCTCCAAGCCCAAT ATCTGGTTCAGCAGTGGTCACAAGCAAGCTGCTGTTCAGCTCCTCATCTCCAGTCCCCAGTGAAGCTCTGGTCCTCAAAGCTATCAGCACTCTCCGGCAAAACAGAGAGTCACAGCTCAATGATTCAGTGAAGGTGGTGAATGTCACATATCAGA AAATCTCAGGAACCTCCTATGCTGTCGTCTTTACATTTAAcctgaatagcatcagcatgccAGTGAATTCTCATCTCAGAGACGACACCTACCAGAAAGTGCAGAATACAATCAATAATGCg CTGAACACTCTTCTGAATGATCCTGGGAAACAAGTTTTTGTACCCAAGACCTCCAACTTCAC AAGCACATCAAACCAGATTAATGGCAGTATGGGATACACCTTCCAGGATGGAGATGCCATACAACCAGTCAGCTTCTTAAATGAGCTTCGTGCACAGACAG tctcAACAACAGCCAGACCTCTGACAACAAGCACAACTATTCCACCAAGAGT GACAAGGAGGGTTTATATAAATATTCAGCTCGTGTTCATAACAGTGGGTCCAATACCGAGTGAGGATTTCATTCTACAACTGGTCAATTCTTTTATCAGCCCACGTTTCAAAACTATACGTGTCTCAACAAAAATTTCAGATGCCAGCTTTGTGAATGCCACCTATATAA GAATTAATGACACCAGCTATGCTCTCAAATTTGGATTTGAAATCAGCAATGTATCCATGTCAGAGAAAATTGAATTCAGGAATGAAACCTACGTTTTAATCCAAACCACTATAAACAAATTG GTCACTGAGATCCTAAATGACCCCTCAGCTCCTCAGTTTGATATCAAACAAGTTGATTTCAA TGATAGTAACACCGTGCTTCAGGCCAATGTTGCATATGTTTTCTCTGAAAGTAACATAAACACTAACAGCTCCTTTGTCAAGGAAATTCTCAAACTTAATGGAGGTATTACTACATTCACACCTGCTATGTCAT tcttaACAACAGCCAGCCCTCTCACCACAATCACAACCTCTCCACCGACTGT GGTTGTGAAGGTTATTATACACATAAGCCTTGTGTTTAAAACACGGGGCACTCTACCAAGTCAGAGTACCGTTCTACAAGTGGCTAACTCTCTGTTAATTGGAATGAAACTGAGAACTAAACGAGCCCTCTCAGAAAAAGATCTGAATGACCTTGTGAGCTCTGTGAATGTCACCTATACAA AAATTGATGCTAACTCCTTCTCTCTGAACTTTGGATTTGAAATCAGCAATGTATCCATGGCTGAGAAACTTGATCTCAGGAATGAAACCTACACAGTGATCGAGAACTATATTAACACATTT GTGTCCAAGATcctaaataaaacaacaacgaCTCAGTTTAATTTCAGTGATGTCAATTTCAA GGACAATTCCAGCGTGATTGAGGCCAATGTTGTGTATGTTTTCTCAGACAGTGACATAAACAGTTTTGGCTTGGTCTCCATTTTTCTCGCCACACCTGCTCCAACCACTGCTTACCCTACAGTTCTGAACACTACAGTCCCAAACAACAGTACAAATGCAGCATGGGTTGTGGCTATCATTGTCCCTGTGGCTATTGTCCTCGGGCTTATACCTTGCTGGATTCTCCTTTGC TGTTTACTCTGTGGATGCTGTGCAGCAATCAGAAGACGTTGGCACAGAAGACAGTCCTACAACGTGCAGTACACCACTCGAAACAGCCTCTTCTAG